Below is a window of Desmonostoc muscorum LEGE 12446 DNA.
TCTCATAACTCTACATCTACTGGAGAAGTATTGAGGGAAATAGTCATAGAAACCAATAGTTCTAATAGTGCAGACTATACCCTGAAAATTGAATACTCCTATCAGGCAGAGTTTAATTTTCAAGGTGGCGATGACTTTGCATTAGGACTTTCCCAATGAATTTGTAGGGTTGGAATTAGAGTTAAGCATTTCAAAATTTTTCGATGTACCACCTACATTTTCGCTCGCCCCTGCCCCTATTCTTTGGAATTCTGTAATTGACTTCGTATATCTGCCCATTTAACCCCTGCGAGGCTGGGGAAAACAACATGAGCGGCTCCAACTCGTTCAACTGGGCCAATACCTACCGCCCACATCCCGGCAGCTAGAGCCGCCTCAACGCCTGCTGCGGCATCTTCTACAACCACAGATTGCGCTGGCTCGATTCCTAACTCTTTAGCAGCATACAAAAACAAATCTGGTGCTGGCTTGGGTTGCTGTACACTATAACCGTCAGCGATCGCATCTATTTTATTGCCAATACCCAATCGCTCAATCACTGTGTGGGCATTTTTACTCGCTGAACCAATAGCTATTTTAATCCCGGCTTGCCGCAGTTCATCCAAAAGTGCGATCGCTCCTGGTAACAAATCCTTAGAGGTCATATTTTTTAGCAATTCCACATAGTAGCGGTTCTTGCGCTCCATCATTTCCTCGATTTGTGCTTCCGAATACCGTCTATCCCCAATAATCAGCATTAGCGAAGCACGCCGGGATACACCCCGCAGCGCTTCATTAGCTTGGCGATTAAACGGTATACCCTCTTCATCCGCTAGCTTCTGCCAAGCTAAATAATGAAGTTCTGCTGTATCTGTCAGCACACCATCTAAATCGAAGATGACTCCTTGGATGTTGGGGATTGGGGATTGGGGATTGGGGATTGGGGATTGGGGATTGGGGATTGGGGATTGGGGATTGGGGATTGGGGATTGGGGATTGGGGATTGGGGATTGGGGATTGGGGATTGGGGATTGGAGATTGGGGATTGGGGATTGGGGATTGGGGATTGGGGATTGGGGATTGGTTATTCCCCTTGTCCCCTTGTCTCCTTGTCCCCTTGTCTCCTTATCCCCAGTCCCCAGTCCCCAGTCCCCAGTCCCCACTTCCTGATGCAAATCAAAGTCGTACCATAAACCCTGCCAGTGCAATTTAAACTTCAGGCGTGTCCAGTTAGCAGGCAGATGGGGGTTGGCTACGAGACGATTTTCGCTCAACTGGATACCACCGAAGCCAAAAATTACAGCTTGCCAAACGCCGCCAGCGGTGGCGCCATGAATTCCATCGCTGGTGTTTCCTCGGTTATCTTCAAGATCTACCATTGCGGCCTGGATAAATAGTTTGTAAGCTTCGGTGGATATATTCAAATCTGAAGCTAAGATGGCGTGAACTGCGGGGCCGAGGGACGAACCATAGGTAATATCAGTGCGGGGTGCGTAGTAATCCCAGTTTGTCTGCAATGCTTTTTCGCTGTGGGGAAAATCTGCTGATTGTCGCATTAAATAAAGCAGCATTAAGACATCTGGCTGTTTGAGTACTTGATATTTGTTAGTTTTCTCAATACCCAAGATGGCTTGCATGGAGCGATCGCGCCCTTGATAATCTGCTAAGTTAATATCTTCCAATTGAAAAAATCCTTCAAACTGCTCGATTAGTTCTGTTGATGGGTCGTAAAACAACAAGATTTTGGCGATGATGTCTTGCCAGTGGTTTTGCTGTTCTGAAGTCAGTTGCAGTTTTTCTTCTAATTCCCTGGCTCGTTCTGGGTATTTGTGAGCCAACCAATCATAAACTGCGATCGCCTTTTCTAGATGCCATTGCACCATGCGGTTTGTAAAGACGTTGTTGTGGACGAGTTCATGGTATTCATCCGTTCCAATCACTCCCCGAATTTCATACTTTTGGCTTTCAGAATTGAATTCCACGCGGCTACCCCAAAAGATGGCGGCATCCAAAATAATCTCTGCGCCGCACTTTTGCATCCATTCATCATCCCTAGTGGCTTGCCAGTAGTTCCAAACAGCGTAGGGGATATCTGCATTAATATGAATTTCGCGATCGCGGCACCAAATTCGCACGTCTTCACCATAAAAATCAGTGGGAAGTGACCAACGTGGTGTTACTTCATCTCCAGTAACAGCGCTTTCCCAAGAAAACATTGCTCCTTTATACCTGTAATGAGTCGCCTTGCGTCTAGCTCCTGGTAAGGTGTGCCAACGGTAACCGAGTAAATTACGGGCGATCGCTGGTTGGGTAAACAGAAAAAAGGGCAACATAAAAATTTCTGTATCCCAAAAAATATGACCGCGATAGCCAAACCCCGAAAGAGTTTTAGCAGGAATGCTTACTTTGTCATCATGCCGTGGGCTAGCAATCAGCAACTGAAACAGATTGTAGCGAACAGCAAAAGCCGCTGTGATATCCCCCTCGATCGCGATATCGCTTTGTTGCCAAACCTCATCCCATGCCTGTTCACTGGCTTTTAGTAGTGTTGCGTAGTCTGGCAAGTCCGCGAGTTTTTCTTGAGCTGCTACAACTGGTGTTTCAATCTCCCGCGAAGTAAAAACCGTCACGAGTTTTTCCACCGTTACAGTCTGTTGCGCTTTAACCAGAAAGGTGGTGCTTAGGGTGGGATAACCAGGTGCAGTATTGACTTGCAAAGATGCTTCCGCCCCGAATATTGTGATTTTAGCTGCCATACCCAGTTCAATTTGGGAGTTGCGGGTGCGGCGTTGCAACCAAATACCTTCGTCAGTCTTGCCTTGATCTAGTCCTTCCCAGTGATTAAAACCTTGATTTTCTGTATAGCCATTAATGCTTCCCTGAACTTCAATTAACCCATCGAAATCTACCGGTGTTAGCTGACAGCGTTGCCCTAACACATGCTCATCTGCAAAACTGACAAAGCGTTCAAAGTAGATATCTATGGTTTTCCCACTGGGAGAACGCCAACGCAAAGAACGGCTGACAAGTCCCTGATGTAGATTAAGCTTTCGCTCATAATGCAATATCTCACCTTGATCGAGACGGAAGCGTTCGCCATTTACAATTACTACCAAAGGTAACCAGTCAGGGCAATTAACTAGTTCCGTGTACATCACCGGCACATCGTCATAGACACCGTGGATAAAAGTAGCCGGCAATGCATGAGGATAACCTTCTTCAAAACTGCCCCTTGTTCCCAGGTATCCATTGCCGATTGTAAAGAC
It encodes the following:
- the pgmB gene encoding beta-phosphoglucomutase; protein product: METKGHSRHFIYTDWILTETQFDPDQLHSKETVFTIGNGYLGTRGSFEEGYPHALPATFIHGVYDDVPVMYTELVNCPDWLPLVVIVNGERFRLDQGEILHYERKLNLHQGLVSRSLRWRSPSGKTIDIYFERFVSFADEHVLGQRCQLTPVDFDGLIEVQGSINGYTENQGFNHWEGLDQGKTDEGIWLQRRTRNSQIELGMAAKITIFGAEASLQVNTAPGYPTLSTTFLVKAQQTVTVEKLVTVFTSREIETPVVAAQEKLADLPDYATLLKASEQAWDEVWQQSDIAIEGDITAAFAVRYNLFQLLIASPRHDDKVSIPAKTLSGFGYRGHIFWDTEIFMLPFFLFTQPAIARNLLGYRWHTLPGARRKATHYRYKGAMFSWESAVTGDEVTPRWSLPTDFYGEDVRIWCRDREIHINADIPYAVWNYWQATRDDEWMQKCGAEIILDAAIFWGSRVEFNSESQKYEIRGVIGTDEYHELVHNNVFTNRMVQWHLEKAIAVYDWLAHKYPERARELEEKLQLTSEQQNHWQDIIAKILLFYDPSTELIEQFEGFFQLEDINLADYQGRDRSMQAILGIEKTNKYQVLKQPDVLMLLYLMRQSADFPHSEKALQTNWDYYAPRTDITYGSSLGPAVHAILASDLNISTEAYKLFIQAAMVDLEDNRGNTSDGIHGATAGGVWQAVIFGFGGIQLSENRLVANPHLPANWTRLKFKLHWQGLWYDFDLHQEVGTGDWGLGTGDKETRGQGDKGTRGITNPQSPIPNPQSPIPNLQSPIPNPQSPIPNPQSPIPNPQSPIPNPQSPIPNPQSPIPNIQGVIFDLDGVLTDTAELHYLAWQKLADEEGIPFNRQANEALRGVSRRASLMLIIGDRRYSEAQIEEMMERKNRYYVELLKNMTSKDLLPGAIALLDELRQAGIKIAIGSASKNAHTVIERLGIGNKIDAIADGYSVQQPKPAPDLFLYAAKELGIEPAQSVVVEDAAAGVEAALAAGMWAVGIGPVERVGAAHVVFPSLAGVKWADIRSQLQNSKE